A region of Brevundimonas sp. NIBR10 DNA encodes the following proteins:
- a CDS encoding DUF2459 domain-containing protein has product MGPSAARRAGRGRRPARTALTIVLRGLILAGVLGSLAALWTWTTPGDPALWPADETDRQVPVTLLDNGFHTDMVVPRAALASRPGPLADAVATLEPGDWILIGWGDARFYVDQSPIADRLPDGARAFFRPGNPSVLMLRPETIAPEQAFVAEGRRRLVLSDAAFDGMARRIEASLDLSTGTPRVAATRPGDPVRFFASRETFSVLHLCNHWVGEVLDAAGLPIRPVQTILSSEIGRTIDRAQLDRAAPQA; this is encoded by the coding sequence ATGGGCCCTTCCGCCGCGCGCCGCGCCGGGCGAGGGCGACGGCCTGCCCGCACGGCCCTGACGATCGTGTTGCGCGGCCTGATCCTTGCCGGCGTCCTCGGCAGCCTCGCCGCCCTGTGGACCTGGACCACCCCCGGCGATCCTGCGCTCTGGCCCGCAGACGAGACAGACAGGCAGGTGCCCGTCACCCTGCTCGACAACGGCTTCCACACCGACATGGTCGTACCGCGCGCGGCGCTGGCATCGCGGCCCGGCCCCCTGGCCGACGCCGTCGCCACCCTTGAACCCGGCGACTGGATCCTGATCGGCTGGGGCGATGCCAGATTCTACGTCGATCAGAGCCCGATCGCCGATCGCCTGCCCGACGGTGCCCGTGCCTTCTTCCGGCCCGGCAATCCCTCCGTCCTGATGCTGCGCCCCGAGACCATTGCCCCGGAACAGGCCTTCGTCGCCGAGGGCCGTCGCCGACTGGTGCTCTCCGACGCGGCCTTCGACGGCATGGCCCGACGCATCGAGGCCAGTCTCGACCTGTCGACCGGCACCCCGCGCGTGGCGGCGACCCGCCCCGGCGATCCCGTCCGCTTCTTCGCCAGCCGCGAGACCTTCTCGGTCCTGCACCTGTGCAATCACTGGGTCGGCGAGGTTCTGGACGCCGCCGGCCTGCCGATCCGGCCGGTCCAGACCATACTGTCGTCGGAGATCGGCCGCACCATCGACCGCGCGCAATTGGACAGGGCGGCCCCACAGGCCTAG
- the rbfA gene encoding 30S ribosome-binding factor RbfA, with the protein MSNRKPKTKATAGLVSQRQLRASEMIRHALVEVMRENEIRDPALVGVSITVSEVRLSPDLKHATCFVEPLGAGVETSDTAGHIDEIIKALNAHAKFLRGALGRHIDMRFTPDLRFRHDESFEAAERLNRLLDDPRVRADVFVPPVEDEE; encoded by the coding sequence ATGAGCAACCGCAAACCCAAGACGAAGGCCACCGCCGGCCTGGTCAGCCAGCGCCAGCTGCGCGCCTCCGAAATGATCCGCCACGCCCTGGTCGAGGTCATGCGCGAGAATGAGATCCGCGACCCGGCCCTGGTCGGGGTCTCGATCACGGTCAGCGAGGTGCGGCTGTCGCCCGACCTGAAACACGCGACCTGTTTCGTCGAGCCGCTTGGGGCCGGCGTCGAGACCTCGGACACCGCCGGCCATATCGACGAGATCATCAAGGCACTGAACGCCCACGCCAAATTCCTGCGCGGCGCCCTGGGCCGTCACATCGACATGCGCTTCACCCCCGACCTGCGCTTCCGCCACGACGAGAGCTTCGAGGCCGCCGAGCGGCTGAACCGTCTGCTGGACGATCCGCGCGTGCGCGCGGACGTGTTCGTGCCGCCGGTCGAGGATGAGGAATAG